The sequence below is a genomic window from Granulicatella elegans.
TAAATACAAAAGCAATGCAGTCTATTCTAGGTCATTCTGATATTAGTACAACAATGGATATATATGTAGATGCAACAGAAGATTTTAAGATAGAACAGATGGGAGAATTTGAAAAAGCGATGAAATTTATATTTTAGAATTTACGACAGCTTACGACAAATTTACGACAATTTGCTAGAAATCTATAGGCACTTATAGAGAGTTAGCAAATTGTCGTAAATGGAAAAGTACCATAAAATAGACTTTTATAGAGATTTAGACAATTATCTAAAGTAGAGGGGATTTTCCCAACAATGAAACATCAAGACTAATAGAAGAGGCGCTTCTTAGAAAATCCAAGACGGAGAAACCGACTTGGATTTTTTCTGTTCTGTGAAAGGTTCTGTCTGTTTCTTTTGTAGATTTTATGGTAAAATGACACCGTATGTATGGAATGAAAGAAGGTGTCAATGGACAAGTGGATGAACAATTTGAAGGAAGAATTCCACCGCAAAATTTAGATGCAGAACAATCTGTACTAGGAGCGATATTATTAGATCCAGATTCAATTGTATCTGTAATGGAATTTTTAATGCCTGATGATTTTTATCGTGTGAATCATCAAGTCATTTTTAAAGCGATGGTAGAGTTAAATAATGATTCTTCGCCCATTGATATTGTTTCAGTTGCAGAACGTTTAAATCAAAATAAACAATTAGAAAATGCAGGAGGACAACTGTATTTGCTTGAATTAGCAGAAAAAGTTCCAACTGCTTCGAATGTGGAATATTATTCTAAAATCGTTAGTGAAAAATCAACTTTACGAAAATTAATTCGAACTTCTACGGATATTGCAACAGATGCATATGGTGAAACAGATGAAGTAGCAGCCGTGTTGGATAGAGCTGAAAGAAGTATTTTAGAAGTTTCTGAAAAGAGAAATCGAGCAGGATTTGTAGATATTACAAAAGTCTTGAATGAAGCGTATTTATCTCTTGAAGAGCGTATGAAAAATACGGGAGAAATTACAGGGATTCCAACAGGATACATCGATTTAGATCGAATGACTTCTGGACTTCATTCGGATGAATTAATTATTTTAGCAGCACGTCCATCTGTTGGTAAAACAGCGTTTGTATTAAATATTGCTAAAAATGTTGCGACAAAAACAAATGAAACGGTAGCCATTTTCAGCTTAGAAATGAGTGCGGAATCTCTTGTAAACCGGATGTTATGTTCGGAAGGAAGTATTGATGCAAGTAATATGCGAAATGGACGTTTAACGGAAGAAGAACTACGTAGTTATTTTGTAGCATCGGGTACTTTATCGAATGCACCTATTTATATTGATGATACTCCAGGGATTCGTGTATCAGAAATTCGTGCAAAATGCAGACGATTAAAACAAGAACGAAATAATTTAGGATTAATTGTGATTGATTATTTACAATTAATCGAAGGAAATGGACGAGAAAGTCGTCAACAAGAAGTTTCAGAAATTTCAAGAAATTTAAAGAAACTTGCTAAAGAACTAAGTGTTCCAGTGATTGCTTTATCTCAATTATCTCGTGGAGTAGAGCAAAGACAAGATAAACGTCCGGTGATGTCGGATATTCGTGAATCTGGTTCGATTGAGCAAGATGCGGATATTGTAGCATTCTTATATCGAGAGGATTATTACCGACAAGAACCAGATGAAGATGGAAATGTTCCACAACAAGAATCGAATAATATTATTGAAGTCATTATAGAAAAGAACCGTAGCGGTCCACGAGGAACCGTAGAATTAATGTTTATTAAAGAATATAATAAATTTACATCGATAGCATCGAAAAGTTTAGAAGCTTCAATGCCACCAATGTAAAAAAAATCAATTAAAGAGGTGTGGATATGTCATCAGTAGTAGTAGTAGGTACACAATGGGGCGACGAAGGAAAAGGTAAAATTACTGATTTCCTAAGTGAAAAAGCAGAGTATGTGGCTCGTTATCAAGGAGGGGATAATGCTGGACATACGATTCAGTTTGGTGGAGAAACGTATAAATTGCATTTAATTCCGTCAGGAATTTTCTCGCCAGAAAAACTTTGTATTATTGGAAATGGGGTTGTGGTCAATCCAAAATCTTTAGTAACAGAGTTAGCTTATTTACATGAACGAAATATTACGACTGATAATTTAAGAATTTCAGATCGTGCGCACGTAATTTTGCCATATCATATTGAATTGGATCGTTTACAAGAAGAAGCTAAAGGGGACAAGAAAATCGGTACAACGATTAAAGGAATTGGCCCTGCTTATATGGATAAAGCTGCTCGTGTGGGAATTCGTATTGCGGATTTGTTAGATCGAGAAGTTTTTGAAGAACGTTTACGTTTGAATTTAGAAGACAAAAACCGTCAATTTACTAAATTATATGATGCAAGTCCAATGAATTTTGAAGAAATTTTTGAAGAATATTATGAATATGGGCAACAAATGAAACAATATGTTTGTGATACTTCCGTATTATTGAACGAAGCTTTAGATAATGGAAAACGAGTATTATTTGAAGGTGCACAAGGTGTGATGTTGGATATTGACCAAGGAACCTATCCATTTGTAACTTCTTCTAATCCATTAGCAGGTGGGGTGACAATTGGTAGTGGCGTAGGTCCTTCAAAAGTGACAAAAGTAGTCGGTGTTTGTAAAGCATATACCTCTCGTGTAGGAGATGGCCCATTCCCTACAGAATTATGTGATGAAATTGGAAGCCGTATTCGTGAAGTTGGTCGTGAATATGGAACAACTACTGGACGTCCACGTCGTGTTGGATGGTTTGATAGTGTTGTGATGAGACATTCTAAACGTGTATCAGGCATTACAAATCTATGCTTGAATAGTATCGATGTATTAACTGGATTAGAAACGGTAAAAATTTGTGTTGCTTATCGTAAACCAAATGGAGAAGAAATTAGCCATTATCCAGCAAGTTTAGTAGAATTAGGACAATGTGAACCAGTTTATGAAGAACTTCCAGGTTGGACTGAGGATATTACAGGTTGCCGTACATTGGATGAATTACCAATTGAAGCGCAAAACTATGTACGTAGAGTTTCAGAATTAGTAGGAGTAAAAATCTCAACATTCTCAGTAGGCCCTGATAGAAATCAAACCAACATTTTAGAAGATGTTTGGGATAGTAAATAATATTTCCCGAACGCTCAATCGCAAGAGAGGAGCTAGTTATGAAAAAGATTTTAGTAGTAGATGACGAAAAGCCAATCTCAGATATTGTCAAATTTAGTTTGTCAAAAGAAGGGTTCGAAGTTGTTACCGCATTTGATGGAGAAGAAGGATTAGCAGTTTTTGCTGCGGAAAATCCTGATTTAGTCATTTTAGATTTGATGTTACCAAAAATTGAAGGATTAGAAGTTTGCCGAGAAATTCGTAAAACAAGTAATGTTCCAATTATTATGGTAACGGCTAAAGATTCAGAAATTGATAAAGTGTTAGGGTTAGAATTAGGAGCCGATGACTACGTGACAAAGCCATTCTCGAATCGAGAATTAACGGCACGTGTAAAAGCGAATTTACGTCGTCAACATATTGCCCCTAGTGAACCGGAGGAAGAAAAAGTAGCGAACGAAATTGTATTAGGTTCTTTAATTATTCATGAAGACGCCTATGTGGTATCTAAACGAGGAGAAGAAATTGAATTAACACATCGTGAATTTGAATTACTTCACTATTTAGCAAAACATATTGGGCAAGTCATTACGAGAGAACACTTATTACAAACAGTTTGGGGATATGATTACTTCGGAGATGTTCGTACGGTTGACGTAACTGTCAGACGTTTACGTGAGAAAATTGAAGACACACCAAGTCATCCGACATGGATTATGACAAGACGTGGAGTAGGTTACTATATTAAAACTCCAGAACAAGAAAAAGAAGCTTAGAAAGATGCGCTTTTCTTTACCAAGAACTATTCTGGGAAGAAAAGCGCATTTATTATCTATAAAGGAGAAAAAAGATGCAAAAAGTGAAACGATTCTTTCGTTCCATTCAATTTAAAATCCCTGTGTTATTTATTTTCATGCTGATGATTTCGTTACAATTAATTGTTGCAAATTTCCTTCGTCAATTAGAAACACAGATGATTTCAAATTTCCAAGAACAAATTCAATTACAAGTTGGATTTTTGAAAAATAGTGTGCAACCCATTTTAGATAGAGAAGACAAGGATGAAGTGAAAATTACAGAAATTTCGAAAATTCTGCAAGATTATCCGACGGGAAGTAGTATTGTGGAAGCAAGAGTTTTAGATTCGCAAGGGTATATATTAGGAACGACTAATCAGTCTCAACAATCGGTTATTGGAACTAGAACTACGGAATCAGATGTGCAACAAGTGTTATTAACGAACACTGTATATACATATAATTATACGGAACATGATACACGTTATTGGAAAATTGTTTCCCCAATTTCGTCTAGTAGTGGTAATTTAGGAAATCCTCTAGGCATTATTTCTGTAACGACTAACATTGAGTCGAGGTATACTCAAGTAAAAGATATCGGGGTTATTTTTGTTAGTTCATCATTAATTGCCATTGTGTTGGTCATTATTATTACTTTCTTAATTTCTCAAGGGATTACAAAACCGATTGCGGAAATGAAAAAGCAAACGGAAAAAATTGCGGAAGGGAATTATACGGGTGAAGTTAAAATATACAGTGATGATGAGTTAGGGCAATTAGGTCAAGCGATTAATGATTTGTCCTTTAAAATTAAAGAAGCCCAAGAGAGTACAGAGTCAGAACGTCAACGTTTAGACAGTGTCTTGCGTCATATGAGTGATGGAGTGATTGCAACTGATAGACGTGGTCGTATTGTTATTATGAATACGGCAGCTTTAGATATTTTGAATTTAAAGTCTGAAAAAGTGATTGGAATGCCATTGTTATCTATTTTACCATTGGAAGAAAAAGTGAGTTTTAGAGAGTTATTAGAAACGCAACAAGAGTGTTTGATACACTTGGAAGATGATGGAGAAGATTCCATTATTCAATGTGAATTTTCTGTTATTCAGCGTGAATCGGGATTTATTAGTGGATTAGTTTGCGTTTTAACAGATGTTACCGAACAACAAAAAATTGATCGTGAGCGTAGAAATTTCGTATCCAATGTATCGCATGAATTGCGTACGCCGTTAACAAGTATTAAGAGTTATACTGAAGCCTTAGTCGATGGAGCGTGGGAAAATAAAGAAATTGCTCCAGGATTTTTAAAAGTCATTGAAACTGAAACAGAACGTATGATGCGAATGATTACAGACTTATTAAACTTATCTCGTATGGATCAAAATCGTTTAGGCTTGGAAAAAGAATTTATTCATATGAATGAATTAGTGGTTCATATTGTGAGTCGATTTGAAATGGTATTGCAATCAGAACCTTATCGAGATAAAAATTATCGTATTTTAACAGATATTACGCAACGTGATTTATGGGTGGAATTAGATCAAGATAAGATTACGCAAGTGTTAGATAATATTATTAATAATGCGATTAAATATTCTCCAGATGGAGGACGTATTATTGTTCGTTTAATGGAAACTCATACGGATATTATTGTAAGTGTGAGCGATGAAGGGTTAGGAATTGCTAGAAAAGATATTCCTCATTTATTTGACCGATTTTATCGTGTAGATAAAGCTCGTTCTCGTGCAATGGGGGGAAGTGGTCTTGGATTAGCGATTGCTCAAGAAGTTATTCAATTACATGGTGGAAAAATCTGGGTGAATAGTATTGAAAATAAAGGTTCTACCTTCTTTGTTTCTTTACCATATATTCCATTTGAAGAGGATGGTGAATGGGAATGAGAATACGTTTAAGATTTTTAGTCGCAATTTTGTTACTATTAAGTTTATTGAGTTTAGTATTAACAACAGTCATTGTTTTTCGTCCAGTAGAAATTTTTTCTCCAAATGGATTTACGAGAAATGTTGCTTCTACAAACCAAGATGCTAGTACGCAAACAAGAGTTAATTATACATTAGAGGATGTTTTTCGACCAACACGCTTTGTTTATTCTTATGAAAATAAAGTAAAAATGACTAGTGATCCTTCGATTCTTGACGCGGTGAATAATTTTTTTGTAGGAAAATATAAAGAATTATCGAAAAAAGAAGTACTATCTCAAGAAAATTATGAACAATTAGTCATTCGAGATTCATTTAGTCAGTTATTATTTGATGCTCCAGTAACATTTGGAGTGATGACAAGATATTTTAATGATGTGCCTGATGAATATAAACAAGAAACTTTTAGTCGTATCATTTATCGTCATGATGATCAAAAGAATGTTTACTTTATCAATGATTATACAAAGCAAGTATTTCAAGCTAAGTCAGATGTAGATATTCAAACAGAATTTGCTAAATATTATGAGGAGGATAAATTTCACTTAGTAGAATCGTATATTTTGAAAAATAAACAAATTTTTATTGAAGTGAATACGATTCCTCTTGAAAAACAAACATACTTAATGGAACAAATTCCGATGAGTTTTTATATCACTCAACTTTTCGCAAATCCTTCGGAATTAAGAAATAGAAGTGATGGACAATCGATTATTTATAATGATAATTTATCCCAATTAAAAATGGATCGTTCAACGAATGTTATTTCTTATTACCAAAATCGAGTGGATGATGAACATTTAACTCCAACTGTTCATTTACAACAATCTTTTGCTCAGATGAAAAAATTAGGTGGATGGAAATTAGGAATGAGTTTTTCAGACTTTGATAGTGAGAGAAAAATTGTAGAATATATGCGATATGCAGGGGCTTATCCGATTCTTTCAAATGCCAAAGAAGGATTATCTCAATTTATTATTACAGCAACAGGTATTGAAAAAATGCGTGTATCTTCTTTAATTGCAGAAACACCAATTCCATCTAAAAATGAATCGGTTGATTTAATGAGTGGAAAAGACTTAATGGACCAAATTTTAGGAAAAGGAATTGCACTAGATACATTAGAGGATATTCGTTTAGGATATGCTTGGCAATTAAGCCGTGAAAGTAACCAAATTGTTGAATTTGTTCCAAATTGGTTTATGAAGATAGATCATACTTGGAGAACTTTAGAAGAACTAACTTTACCAACGCTTGAACAAGGAGGAGATAACGATGGATTTTAGACGTTCAACATTAGTGTTAATTATCAGTTTTCTCTTTCTAGATATCTTTTTGTTTGGAACATTTTGGCAAATGAAAAAAGAAATCAAGACGCCTTTAAATACAAGTATCAATGTAATGGAACAAATGAGAGCGGATGGCATAACGGTAACAAGCGTGAATACGACGGTAGAATCTCTTCCTATTATTCAAATCAGTCCAACTAATATTGAACATTTAATCAGCAATTTACCGAACCAAGTTGCAACTTATGATAAAGGTGTTATTTCTTCACAATTATTAGCACCGATTCAACTAACATTGGATGCGAATAGTAATACTACAATGGATAATTTTGCAGAATTAACAAGTTATGTAGAAAGTGGTTCGATTATAAACGGAAATCAATATACATGGTTTAATTATAATCCGACAACACGAAAAGTGATTTACGCGCAACGTGCAAATCAAATTCCTGTCATGGATGGAAGTAGTCAAATTATTTTTACGCTAAATGCCAATAATCAAGTCATTAGTTATGAACAAACTTTTGCGGGAAACGTTGAAGTGTTGGGGGCTAATCGTGCCTTAATTACTTCTCAAAAAGCAATGGAAGTATTATATTTAGCCGGAAGAATCCCAACTCGTTCGACTGTTTCTGTTGTTCGATTATCGTATTACAAGTCTTTAGCATTAAAAGATTTATCGATTTATTCTCCAGCATGGTATGTAGAATTTAAACAAGCAGATGGACAAACTCTCGTTCGTCGAGTAGATGCGATTCGTGGTACAGTATTAACAAATGAGGCTACAGAAACAGTGAATACAACGAATCCATAGTAGAAATGTAGATTATCAAGGAAGGAAACAAGCATGAGTGAATCAAGTTTTTTAGTGAGTTTGCTAACGAGTGGAAGCTCGGGAAATGCGACCTATATTGAAACACCACAACGAAAAATTTTAGTCGATTGCGGTTTAACTGGAAAAGCAATTACTGCTCAAATGGAAAAAATAGGGCGTTCAGTTGCAGATATTGATACCATTTTAGTGACGCATGAACATTTAGATCATATTAAAGGTATCGGAGTATTAGCAAGAAAATATGGTATGGATATTTATGCCAATGAGAAAACATGGAAAGCGATGGAAAATAAAAATATTGGTGTGATTAAGCAAGAACAAAAGCATTTATTTGAACCAGGAGTGACCAAAACTTTTGGAGATATTGATGTAATGAGTTTTGCTGTATCTCATGACGCAGCTTGTCCTCAATTTTACACTTTTCAAAAAGATCAAAAACAATTTGTCATGCTGACCGATACAGGGTATGTGAGTGAGAAATTAAGAAGATTATTATATAATGCAGATGCTTATTTAATGGAAAGTAATCATGATGTCGATATGTTACGCATGGGAAATTATGCTTGGCATTTAAAACAAAGGATATTAAGCGATAAAGGGCATTTATCCAATGAAGATGGCGCATTAGCGATGTGTGAAATGCTAGGAGATAAGACAAAAAGAATTTATCTAGGTCATTTAAGCCAAGATAATAATTTGAAAGAATTAGCGTATCAAACAGCTGAATCTATTTTATTACAACATGATTGTGGCATTCATGAAACTTTTGAAGTGTATCATACCGATCCATATGAACCGACTGAATTGTTTAGAGTTTAATAAAATTTTCAAATAATAACGGGATTTTTAACAGCTTTATAACGATTTCATTACACTATCTTCAAACTTTTTTCAAAAAACTAGATTAGTATAAGAGTGTCAAAAGAAAGCAATGAAGTGATTGCTAAAATGAAAAAGGGGGGATATTCATGACAAATGAATTCCATGAAGAAGTAGAAACTACGCAAGAAAATATCGTATTAAATGAAGAAATCACACCAGAGCCTACTCCGGTAGAAAAGAAAAGTGCTAAAAAGAAAAAAGTTTTTCGTTCAGGTTTTGTTGGAGGAGTAACCGGTGGATTATTAGCGGTTATTATTGGATTCGGTGCTATGAGTGCAACTGGAACATTAAACCAATTAACTGGAGCAAAATCTACGGTAAGTAGTACAACAACTGTCAAAACAAGCCCTACGGCATTATCGAACAAGGGTGCTGGAGATGTCTCAGATGTTGTTGCTAATGTAAAAAATGCAGTTGTATCTGTTATTAATAAACAAAGTTTAAATCAAAATAGTTTATTTGGTAATTACGGACAAAGTCGTAGACAAAATCAAAAAGCAGAAGATAGTGATTTAACAACTGCTTCTGAAGGTAGCGGAGTTATTTACAAAGTTGAAAATGGTTATGCTTATATCGTAACGAATAATCATGTGATTTCTGGTTCTCAAGAATTAGAAGTATTAATGGCAGATGGAACTCGTGAAAAAGCAGAATTAATTGGTGCAGATAAATGGACTGATTTAGCAGTTTTAAAAATTAAAGCCGATAAAGTCACAACAGTAGCTGAATTTGCTAATTCTGATGAAGTGAAAGCTGGTCAAACAGCTATTGCCATCGGTTCACCTCTAGGAACGGAATTTGCTACAAGTGTCACTCAAGGAATTGTGTCTGCCAAAGATCGTTCTGTTCCAACAGATGTAGATGGAGATGGAAAACAAGATTGGGTTGTAACGGCTATCCAAACAGATGCAGCGATTAATCCAGGAAATTCCGGTGGAGCATTAGTCAATGCCGCAGGACAAGTTATTGGTATCAATTCTATGAAGATTAGTAAGACTAGTGTAGAAGGAATTGGATTTGCGATTCCAAGTAATGAAGTTGTTTCGATTATTAACCAATTAGAAAAATCAGGAAAAGTGATTCGTCCAGTCTTAGGTATTTCCATGGTTGATTTAACATCTGTTTCTTCTCAAGGGCGCCAACAATTAGGATTATCGAATGATGTGAAAGAAGGTGTCGTTGTAGCAGATGTTCAAGATGATAGTAGTGCAAGTAAAGGTGGATTAAAACAATATGATGTCATTACAGAAATTGATGGTAAACCAATCAAAGGTGTGCAAACATTAAGAAAAGCACTCTATAGTAAAACAGTTGGTTCTGGTATAGAAGTCACTTACTATAGAAATGGACAAAAACAAACAAAAACCATTCAATTAACAAGTTCAGACAGTCCAAGTTTATAAAAATAGAATCAAATGATGCTATCCACATAGTTATCCACAAAAATGTTGATAACTATGTGGATAGTTTTTTTTAGTTGTGCAGAAAAAAAGAAAAAATTTTTTTAAAATCATTGATATAATAAGCTTTTTTTGAAAATAAGTTATCCACAAGTGAATGGCAAGTTGTGAATAAGTCCACCGTTAATGTCTAAAAAACGTTGTTATAGCAATGATTGTAGCTATTTTGGACAACTTTGGATAGTGGATTAAAATTGTGGATAAAGTAAGCGAACAAGATATAACAGAAATATTACAAAAAAAGGGTATTGACCAATATATAGTGAATAGAGAGGAAAGATAAACAAAATTTAGTAGCGAACATGTGTACATGTGGATAAGTCTGTGGATAAGTTATGAATTTCTTGTAATATTTTGGAAAAATCTTGAGGAGTTGGGGGAAAAGGAATATACTATTGTTTATAATGGAGAAGTACCCAAGAGGCTGAAGGGGTCGCACTCGAAATGCGATAG
It includes:
- the walK gene encoding cell wall metabolism sensor histidine kinase WalK yields the protein MQKVKRFFRSIQFKIPVLFIFMLMISLQLIVANFLRQLETQMISNFQEQIQLQVGFLKNSVQPILDREDKDEVKITEISKILQDYPTGSSIVEARVLDSQGYILGTTNQSQQSVIGTRTTESDVQQVLLTNTVYTYNYTEHDTRYWKIVSPISSSSGNLGNPLGIISVTTNIESRYTQVKDIGVIFVSSSLIAIVLVIIITFLISQGITKPIAEMKKQTEKIAEGNYTGEVKIYSDDELGQLGQAINDLSFKIKEAQESTESERQRLDSVLRHMSDGVIATDRRGRIVIMNTAALDILNLKSEKVIGMPLLSILPLEEKVSFRELLETQQECLIHLEDDGEDSIIQCEFSVIQRESGFISGLVCVLTDVTEQQKIDRERRNFVSNVSHELRTPLTSIKSYTEALVDGAWENKEIAPGFLKVIETETERMMRMITDLLNLSRMDQNRLGLEKEFIHMNELVVHIVSRFEMVLQSEPYRDKNYRILTDITQRDLWVELDQDKITQVLDNIINNAIKYSPDGGRIIVRLMETHTDIIVSVSDEGLGIARKDIPHLFDRFYRVDKARSRAMGGSGLGLAIAQEVIQLHGGKIWVNSIENKGSTFFVSLPYIPFEEDGEWE
- a CDS encoding two-component system regulatory protein YycI, producing MDFRRSTLVLIISFLFLDIFLFGTFWQMKKEIKTPLNTSINVMEQMRADGITVTSVNTTVESLPIIQISPTNIEHLISNLPNQVATYDKGVISSQLLAPIQLTLDANSNTTMDNFAELTSYVESGSIINGNQYTWFNYNPTTRKVIYAQRANQIPVMDGSSQIIFTLNANNQVISYEQTFAGNVEVLGANRALITSQKAMEVLYLAGRIPTRSTVSVVRLSYYKSLALKDLSIYSPAWYVEFKQADGQTLVRRVDAIRGTVLTNEATETVNTTNP
- a CDS encoding YycH family regulatory protein, which codes for MGMRIRLRFLVAILLLLSLLSLVLTTVIVFRPVEIFSPNGFTRNVASTNQDASTQTRVNYTLEDVFRPTRFVYSYENKVKMTSDPSILDAVNNFFVGKYKELSKKEVLSQENYEQLVIRDSFSQLLFDAPVTFGVMTRYFNDVPDEYKQETFSRIIYRHDDQKNVYFINDYTKQVFQAKSDVDIQTEFAKYYEEDKFHLVESYILKNKQIFIEVNTIPLEKQTYLMEQIPMSFYITQLFANPSELRNRSDGQSIIYNDNLSQLKMDRSTNVISYYQNRVDDEHLTPTVHLQQSFAQMKKLGGWKLGMSFSDFDSERKIVEYMRYAGAYPILSNAKEGLSQFIITATGIEKMRVSSLIAETPIPSKNESVDLMSGKDLMDQILGKGIALDTLEDIRLGYAWQLSRESNQIVEFVPNWFMKIDHTWRTLEELTLPTLEQGGDNDGF
- the yycF gene encoding response regulator YycF, whose protein sequence is MKKILVVDDEKPISDIVKFSLSKEGFEVVTAFDGEEGLAVFAAENPDLVILDLMLPKIEGLEVCREIRKTSNVPIIMVTAKDSEIDKVLGLELGADDYVTKPFSNRELTARVKANLRRQHIAPSEPEEEKVANEIVLGSLIIHEDAYVVSKRGEEIELTHREFELLHYLAKHIGQVITREHLLQTVWGYDYFGDVRTVDVTVRRLREKIEDTPSHPTWIMTRRGVGYYIKTPEQEKEA
- a CDS encoding S1C family serine protease, whose protein sequence is MTNEFHEEVETTQENIVLNEEITPEPTPVEKKSAKKKKVFRSGFVGGVTGGLLAVIIGFGAMSATGTLNQLTGAKSTVSSTTTVKTSPTALSNKGAGDVSDVVANVKNAVVSVINKQSLNQNSLFGNYGQSRRQNQKAEDSDLTTASEGSGVIYKVENGYAYIVTNNHVISGSQELEVLMADGTREKAELIGADKWTDLAVLKIKADKVTTVAEFANSDEVKAGQTAIAIGSPLGTEFATSVTQGIVSAKDRSVPTDVDGDGKQDWVVTAIQTDAAINPGNSGGALVNAAGQVIGINSMKISKTSVEGIGFAIPSNEVVSIINQLEKSGKVIRPVLGISMVDLTSVSSQGRQQLGLSNDVKEGVVVADVQDDSSASKGGLKQYDVITEIDGKPIKGVQTLRKALYSKTVGSGIEVTYYRNGQKQTKTIQLTSSDSPSL
- a CDS encoding MBL fold metallo-hydrolase; the protein is MSESSFLVSLLTSGSSGNATYIETPQRKILVDCGLTGKAITAQMEKIGRSVADIDTILVTHEHLDHIKGIGVLARKYGMDIYANEKTWKAMENKNIGVIKQEQKHLFEPGVTKTFGDIDVMSFAVSHDAACPQFYTFQKDQKQFVMLTDTGYVSEKLRRLLYNADAYLMESNHDVDMLRMGNYAWHLKQRILSDKGHLSNEDGALAMCEMLGDKTKRIYLGHLSQDNNLKELAYQTAESILLQHDCGIHETFEVYHTDPYEPTELFRV
- a CDS encoding adenylosuccinate synthase; translation: MSSVVVVGTQWGDEGKGKITDFLSEKAEYVARYQGGDNAGHTIQFGGETYKLHLIPSGIFSPEKLCIIGNGVVVNPKSLVTELAYLHERNITTDNLRISDRAHVILPYHIELDRLQEEAKGDKKIGTTIKGIGPAYMDKAARVGIRIADLLDREVFEERLRLNLEDKNRQFTKLYDASPMNFEEIFEEYYEYGQQMKQYVCDTSVLLNEALDNGKRVLFEGAQGVMLDIDQGTYPFVTSSNPLAGGVTIGSGVGPSKVTKVVGVCKAYTSRVGDGPFPTELCDEIGSRIREVGREYGTTTGRPRRVGWFDSVVMRHSKRVSGITNLCLNSIDVLTGLETVKICVAYRKPNGEEISHYPASLVELGQCEPVYEELPGWTEDITGCRTLDELPIEAQNYVRRVSELVGVKISTFSVGPDRNQTNILEDVWDSK
- the dnaB gene encoding replicative DNA helicase: MDEQFEGRIPPQNLDAEQSVLGAILLDPDSIVSVMEFLMPDDFYRVNHQVIFKAMVELNNDSSPIDIVSVAERLNQNKQLENAGGQLYLLELAEKVPTASNVEYYSKIVSEKSTLRKLIRTSTDIATDAYGETDEVAAVLDRAERSILEVSEKRNRAGFVDITKVLNEAYLSLEERMKNTGEITGIPTGYIDLDRMTSGLHSDELIILAARPSVGKTAFVLNIAKNVATKTNETVAIFSLEMSAESLVNRMLCSEGSIDASNMRNGRLTEEELRSYFVASGTLSNAPIYIDDTPGIRVSEIRAKCRRLKQERNNLGLIVIDYLQLIEGNGRESRQQEVSEISRNLKKLAKELSVPVIALSQLSRGVEQRQDKRPVMSDIRESGSIEQDADIVAFLYREDYYRQEPDEDGNVPQQESNNIIEVIIEKNRSGPRGTVELMFIKEYNKFTSIASKSLEASMPPM